Proteins encoded in a region of the Antedon mediterranea chromosome 2, ecAntMedi1.1, whole genome shotgun sequence genome:
- the LOC140040606 gene encoding voltage-gated delayed rectifier potassium channel KCNH8-like yields MPVRKGLLAPQNTFLDTIATRFDGTHSNFVLGNAQVIPSYPIVYCSDGFCELTGFVRAEVMQKSCACKFLYGNQTEEEKIEEIEKSLENKVELKTEVMFRTKEGSEFCCLLDIVPIRNEKGEVVLFLASHKDITHTKMSTFMFKDGDNDEDDEDDIHTDLFGDEKPPNGIYQRRRSRAVLYHLSGHLKEQEKKRRKLKLNSTLLAPKQTNLPEYKVAAMQKSQFIFLHYSTFKTIWDCIILLATLYIAVIVPYNVSFLSDVLGMNKTSKTLVPDIIVEILFILDLVINFRTTFVSKDGTVIYHPPQIAINYLKTWFFIDLVAAIPFDLITLIAKIDTVWGNIGMLKIVRLLRLLRVKIDRYSQYSAIVLACLTFGFGLLAHWLACIWYVIGRKEIDKHLNATTPWEIGWINELTESLGQTSDANLTLQSKYVTALYYTLSSMTSVGFGNVSANTDAEKIFTIIVMIIGALSHAAVFGNVTALIQRMYARRALYHSKCKDLKDFIQSHNIPLDLKNRMQDYFQTSWSVNMGIDTIEMLQMFPEELRADISMHLNREILSLPIFQEASQGCRRSLSLRVKSAFSAPGEYLIHKGDALNMIYFVLNGSLEVLRSGMVAAILGKGDLFGCDLYDTDSIIQSNGDVHALTYCDIQSISRQSLIEVLQNYPEYLGKFKEEIARDLTFNLREGADYESDKISFGNLEKNVARSRLPSINEDDETRGTIPTRTNNNDTKETSFKEKGVHLEVNTCNSSGLPPELSPRVVDGIEDEKQYKCQSFEFHDSVYPRRRSSSHPENPKGLLEHYDNDMQMSFVSPQLAVHRSCSTESMNTEELRHEIESTRNSVERLDKQVFSLSQDVTNLSQDLKSILRLLHVISPLPASPNSPDAIGTNHLQTPPKVLTVKIEQSGNQRYEDIIHVQRQDGLLETSIGSGILASQDNKEPIPEKQCSKNPTNVTLLPHPSERVELGRPMTSTKSREDDSGQYDSENGTEL; encoded by the exons ATAGCAATTTTGTGCTCGGTAACGCACAGGTGATACCTAGCTACCCAATTGTATACTGCTCTGATGGATTCTGTGAACTCACTGGGTTTGTCCGAGCAGAGGTCATGCAGAAGAGTTGCGCATGCAAATTCCTTTACGGTAACCAGACAGAAGAGGAAAAAATTGAAGAAATTGAAAAGTCGTTGGAAAATAAGGTTGAATTAAAGACAGAAGTGATGTTTAGAACAAAAGAAG GTTCAGAATTTTGTTGCCTTCTTGATATAGTTCCTATTCGAAATGAAAAAGGAGAAGTTGTGCTTTTTCTTGCATCTCATAAAGATATTACGCATACAAAGATGAGCACATTTATGTTTAAAG ATGGAgataatgatgaagatgatgaagatgatataCACACAGATCTTTTTGGTGATGAAAAACCTCCTAATGGAATCTACCAAAGGAGGCGGAGTCGAGCAGTTTTATATCATCTCTCTGGTCATCTTaaagaacaagaaaaaaagAGACGGAAGCTTAAACTAAACAGT acATTACTTGCCCCAAAACAAACCAACCTACCAGAATATAAAGTAGCAGCTATGCAAAAATCGCAGTTTATTTTTCTtcattacagtacatttaagaCTATATGggattgtattatattattagcaaCATTATACATAGCCGTAATAGTACCATATAATGTTAGCTTTTTAAGTGACGTGTTAGGAATGAATAAAACGTCCAAGACGCTAGTACCAGATATAATAGTAGAGATTCTATTTATATTAG ATCTTGTTATAAATTTCCGAACAACATTTGTGAGTAAAGATGGAACAGTGATATACCATCCACCTCAAATTGCCATCAACTATCTCAAGACATGGTTTTTCATTGATCTAGTCGCTGCAATACCATTTGACCTAATTACTTTAATTGCCAAAATTGATACA GTTTGGGGAAATATTGGGATGTTAAAGATCGTAAGACTTCTGCGCTTGCTACGAGTCAAGATAGATCGGTATTCTCAATACAGTGCCATAGTTTTAGCGTGCCTTACCTTTGGTTTCGGTCTTCTAGCACATTGGTTAGCTTGTATTTGGTATGTAATAGGACGAAAGGAAATTGATAAGCATTTGAATGCTACAACGCCCTGGGAGATAG GATGGATAAACGAACTTACCGAATCACTAGGTCAAACGAGCGATGCTAATCTGACGTTACAGAGTAAATATGTCACTGCATTGTATTACACATTAAGTAGTATGACAAGTGTCGGATTCGGCAACGTTTCAGCCAACACTGATGCTGAAAAGATTTTTACAATTATTGTCATGATTATAGGAG CGCTTAGCCATGCAGCTGTTTTTGGTAATGTGACAGCCCTGATCCAGCGTATGTATGCAAGACGAGCACTGTATCACTCCAAGTGCAAAGATTTAAAAGATTTTATCCAATCTCATAATATTCCTTTGGACTTGAAGAATAGGATGCAGGATTACTTTCAAACATCGTGGTCAGTTAACATGGGTATCGACACAATTGAG ATGTTACAAATGTTTCCAGAGGAGCTGCGTGCAGACATCTCAATGCATCTTAACAGAGAAATTCTCTCTCTTCCAATATTTCAAGAAGCAAGTCAAGGCTGCAGAAG GTCATTGTCTTTACGGGTTAAAAGTGCATTCTCTGCTCCAGGAGAATATCTTATTCACAAAGGAGACGCATTGAATATGATATACTTTGTTCTAAATGGATCCCTTGAGGTGTTAAGATCAGGAATGGTTGCCGCAATTCTAG GTAAAGGAGACCTGTTTGGCTGTGACCTTTATGACACAGActcaatcatccaatcaaatggtGACGTTCATGCACTAACATATTGTGACATTCAATCAATATCAAG GCAGAGTTTAATTGAAGTGTTGCAGAATTACCCAGAATACTTAGGAAAATTTAAAGAAGAAATTGCAAGAGATTTAACCTTTAACCTCAGAGAAGGGGCAGACTATGAG AGTGATAAAATATCATTCGGGAATTTAGAGAAGAATGTTGCACGGAGTAGGTTGCCGTCAATAAATGAAGATGATGAGACACGTGGAACAATACCTACAAGAACGAATAACAATGACACGAAAGAAACCAGCTTCAAGGAGAAAGGGGTTCATTTGGAAGTAAACACATGTAATTCCAGTGGCCTTCCCCCGGAATTAAGTCCAAG AGTGGTTGATGGAATTGAAGATGAAAAACAGTACAAATGCCAGTCTTTTGAATTTCATGATTCTGTATATCCGCGTCGACGAAGCTCTTCTCATCCTGAGAATCCTAAGGGACTCCTTGAAcattatgataatgatatgcaaatgagttttGTATCACCCCAACTTGCAGTTCACAGGTCGTGTTCAACTGAATCAATGAATACAGAAGAACTCCGGCATGAAATTGAATCCACACGGAATAGTGTAGAGAGGCTGGATAAACAG gTTTTTAGTCTGAGTCAAGACGTGACAAACTTGAGTCAGGATTTAAAATCCATTTTAAGACTTCTTCATGTTATCTCACCGTTACCTGCGTCACCAAATAGTCCTGACGCAATTGGAACAAATCATCTGCAAACTCCTCCTAAAGTGTTGACTGTTAAAATTGAACAAAGTGGAAACCAAAGATATGAAGATATTATCCATGTACAAAGACAGGATGGACTCTTAGAGACCAGTATTGGTAGTGGCATCTTAGCAAGTCAGGACAATAAAGAGCCAATACCAGAAAAACAATGCAGTAAAAACCCCACCAATGTTACACTACTTCCGCATCCGTCTGAAAGAGTGGAATTAGGGAGACCAATGACATCTACAAAGTCTAGAGAAGATGATTCAGGGCAGTATGATTCAGAAAATGGCACAGAACTTTAG